In the genome of Hevea brasiliensis isolate MT/VB/25A 57/8 chromosome 14, ASM3005281v1, whole genome shotgun sequence, the window CTCAGTCTTTTTCTTTATCATTCTTTATTATACAACAACCAAGTATAATTGTCATGGTAATAATCACTTCCTGATATCATTCTGTTGCTTGTTCTAAAACATTATCTGAGTTGTTGATTGGTTTTTCAGTGTGTATGCGTTTACACACTATCAGTTGCTTGATCTCAGTTCTGGAAGCTAGTTGCACTGACTATATGAGATTTATGTTTTCTTATTCTTTGGAATTATTGTGGCAAAACCAATAGTGTTTATGCAATGCTATGATAATCGAAAGTGAGAGCCTTGCCATGATAATCTATTGGCTTGTACTTTAGCCATGAATCCTTTTGAAGGATTCACTGTATGTGCATCCTAAGTGGAAAATGAATTGGCTTTGAGCTCATTAATATAGAAAAGTATTTGTTATTTTGAAAAGTAGGTTCTCCTCTAATGGGGGTAAATACCAATTAATATGCTCTTCAAAGTGTTCAAAAAATTttgacatgtatatatatatatatatatatatatatatatatatatatatatatataagcgcacagttggaggggacacaagagattttccgatctcaattggattacatcaaggatcagccataagcccttacctttttacattagttttagatgaattgacgaagcatatacaagagagtatttcttggtgcatgatatttgcggatgatattgttctgatagatgagacacaagaaagagtcaatagaaagctagagctttggagaagtactctagagtcaaagggttttaagttaagtagaacgaagacagaatacatgcattgcagttcagtgaaggccaaactggtgataggaaaggagttagtttgaatggagtggtactgtcctaaagtaatcactttaaatatataggcttagtccttcaagtggatgggggatgtgaggaggatgttagtcataggattaaagccggatggttgaagtggagatgtgccacgggagttttatgtgatcgtaagattcccaataagttgaaagaaaaattttaccgtacagccatacgaccggctatgttatatggtagtgagtgttgggcaccgaaagagtcgtatgcgtctaagataagagttgcagagatgagaatgttaaggtggatcagtggccatactagactagataaagttcgtaatgagagtattagaaaaaaggtaggagtagtgccaattgaagataagttgaaggaagggagattgaggtggtttggtcatgtgaagcgtagacatacggaggctccagttagacaagtagagcacattaggttagagtagatgatagaaagaaaaaaaggggtcgacctaaattgacttggaggagagtagtacaacatgacctagaagcattacacatttctgaggatttaacccaaaatcgtttagagtggagaaagcgaatccatataactgatcccaaatttttaggataaaggcttagttgagttgagttgagttgagtatatatatatatatatatatatatatatatatatatatatatatatatatatgaagggtTGGGggtggtgtgtgtgtgtgtgtgtgtgggtgTGGTGTGTGGGTGGGGTGTGGTGGTGGGGTGGGGGAGGGGTGGTGGGGGAGAAAGAGGAGATATAGGGCCAATGGAGCATTGAGTTTCAAAGCAGCAGAAGCTGCTTTTTGAAAAAGCATCCTTTAGATGCTGCTGAAAAAGCAGTTTGAAAGTGTTGTTTGgttgtttttaaatttttattactaaaacATATCAAAAttcacttaaaaataaattttaatggcaTGCAATTAATGTATTTAAGGTGCTGCTTTTATGAACAGCTAGTTAGACATCAATGCCAAACTGGCTTGTAACATACTTATCTGGTTTAAAAGTCAGATGCTGACCATTGATTGAATAAATAGCAATTTGTATGCTCCCCAAGTTGTTCACAACTTTTCAACATCGAGATTACTGCACAAGATCATTCCCTTTTTTTCTCCTTGTAAGTATTTAGACTTTTGTGAAGGTAGATAAACTGCAATATAAGATAAAAGGCAATTTATCCCCATTAAAGGTAGTCACTGCCTTTCATGAAAATAAATGACTACTTATATGCAGTCCAATTGTTTTGTTCTGGATCTTGATGAGAGAAATTTCATTGGAAACCTACTTCTGAAAATCAAATAGCAGTGAATTCCTCACGAGTCACAATGCTTTAATTCAATTGTTTTGTTATATGCACTCTTGACTTCTATTGTTACCATTGTTTATGGGAACACTATTGGTGGCCCTGATTCATTCTTCATCTAACAAAGTGCCAAACAAAACTCTGGCCCCCACCTTCTCTTCTCTTAAGAGACTTGTAATTTCTGTTGGTCTTTCTTAACTCAGAGATAATAAGTGTATAACATATTGTTGAATTAGAGAAATGAAAATATGTTGTTCTTTCATATTTGTTGAACCAGGTTTTCTTTTGTCCCTTaacataaaaagaaaataaaaatagtgAAAAACAAAAGAGAATGCTTATTCTTTGATTCACTTCATTCAAACTCGTCAATCAAGTATTGTAGATAAGTAGTTTTAGGTTTTTTAGTTGAAAACTAGAGTTATTCTTTGATTCAGCGAacatctgtttttttttttttcctcccccTACATATGAGGGACCCATAAACTATGACATATCCATGTATACTTGCTTTCTTCTGATGGAAACCATGGATGTGGCATTTGTATGGTCCGACGATTGAACTTGTTAATGTGATTGCGTTTTAATGGTTTGTTCACTAGATTTTTGGTTTGGTTATTCGTCCAATTGTCCTTACTGTTAATGTGCATATCTATTAGTGCTCACTTACTACATCTTGTTCTGGTTTTCTGGTCTTTATGATTCTCTTCCTTAGATATTGTTAGTGGGTGAATCTCTGACCTCGGAGATTTTAATTTCTTTCTTGGATTGCAGGGAAAAGATGAAGCAAAACCTAAAGAAATATTAAGCAAAGTACAGAGTGTGTAGCATATGGTAAGGCTGGTAATATGACATTTCTTATCAGTTTCCTGTTTTACCATATGCTTATTATTCGattttgaccaaaagattgctggTATGCAGTTTTCAAATTGCGCGAAAATGCATGTTGAATCACCCTTatattaccatatctacagaccTAATATATGGAATATCAAAAGTACCTCTGGATTGTTAAAGGGAACGGTCGTTTGGATTTCTAGAGATCGGCTTGCTTGCAATTTGCTGCTACTTATTGCAGCTGTTAAACAAGTTTGGCTGTGGTGTATTAGGCTGTAAGTTATGTGATCTCTTTATATGTCAAAATTTTTtgttcatggacttgatgagttGCAATCAAATTTGAGTAATCCAAGTTGTTGAGATGTATTATTGTTGTTATCTGTACTTGTACACCTGACTAAAACATTTACCAGCAGCAATTATGTTGCGGCCAAGCTTGGGATTATGTTGCAAAATCCGAACAcggtattattttttaaattaaaacttatTTCAAATTCGATTATATATTATCTATACTCGTAAAATACCTGATCTATTGTCATCCTTAATCTAAATAAAGCCTTAGCAACATAGCAAGAGAAGGCCATCAGGTTTTCACTTAGCAGATTGAAGAATTCACCAATTGGGTGTTAGGGCCTAAGGAGTGCCGTCTTCTCTTAAAAATATCAAACAGCTAAGCATATCAAACCGCTAATGCTGCGTATTGAATTTAGTTTGATTCTATTAAAAATCTTGATTTTGTACAACACACCTTGAATCGAATTAAATTGGTTGGGTAATCAGATGAATCGGTGAATTTGACCGATTTTAAACTAGTCAGTTGGGTTAAATCAATTGGTCTAATTactcaaaaaaataaatgagagCACAAGCGGAGAGGCTGAGATTCAAGCCAACAGCGTTCGCTTACAACTAAGCATATCAAACCGCTAATGCTACGTATTGAATTTACCAGTTTACTTCcccaaaaatatataaaaatatcctTCATTatcttaaatatttttttttaatattatttcattaaatattaaaaacaaaaatttaaatttttttcaaatatttgtttcacattaaaatttaaataaatttattttaattactatttataaaatatttatatgaaggcccttattaaataaataaaatatattaaattaaaaataaaaaaaaaaatttaagctgatttaaaaaaataatataatatgatttataagtattatatattatatgaatttaatttaaaattatttaaagtgaaaaaaatttatatagtcaattttaataaatttatgagATAAATataattgagttgtgaattattatttttattaatatttttaaaataaataataatttttaattaaatcttaattaattctaattaaatcTCAAATCCCTAATTTTTTATCTTCACCGATTCAATCAAGCCAAATTTAAATCCCTTgatttttattgaaatttatactcaaaattttataattttagacaCGATTTTCAGTATAATAtgagaatttaatttttataagagATTTTTCTATTTGCAATTCTGGAAAATTCGGTCCAGCCATTATGGTTGCACCACGTGGCCAAATCCCAATCATGAAGAGGATAAACCCATTACTATTTTACAATCTAAAAATGAAAGATCTCGAGGCTCTCTGCCCTGCACTGCAAATAAACCATAGACAGAAAGCAACATAATTTAGCTTATTCCAAGGAAAGAATTCTAACATGTCCATAGCATCATCCCAGCAAAGCTTCCTCACCAACGCCCTCACCCCACTAATCCAAAAGCCCAAAACGAGATTAGCTATCTCCACCATCTCATGCAGGCTGTCTAAAGATGATCATAATGATTCTTGCAGGTAATTTAGAGTTGATTAAGTCAGTTTCTTGGATTCTTTAATGGAACTGTGGTCTGTTCTTTCTtgggattttttattttttattaaagatTGTTTCTTGGTGAATTGAATTTTGGAAGGACAAAGAGTGAGAACGAATTGGCAAAGCTAGCAATTGTGACACTGGCAGCTGGGGTGCTTGCACTTGGGTCTGTCGGTGTTGCATCAGCTGCTAAATCTGGTGGTAGAGTTGGTGGTCAGGCTTTCAGATCATCTGCTCCTAGGTCATCACCTAGAATCAATAGTAACTCAAGGTACATAGACAAGTTTTTAATTGCATTATTTTACTGATTATTTTCTTCAAGCCGTATGTTTAGGGTGCTCACTATTGCACATTTGATTGGATTGATACCCTTTGTCCATTTCTAGCCATTGATGCAGTTGCTTGCATTTTGAAGTCTTGATTGGTGACGGGTATTGATTGGATGCAGAGTTATTTTTTGCTGTTGAGTTCTAGTTGTGTAGCTTGATTATTTCTTAGATTAAAGAAAGGATTTACCTTGTGGGAAAGCTTCCGAATctattaaagaaaatattaaatttagaaatttaGAAACAGATGTAACTTTTGATGTCAGTAGTAATATATTAGATCCTACAAGTAGAGAATACGAGAAGGG includes:
- the LOC131173291 gene encoding uncharacterized protein LOC131173291 produces the protein MSIASSQQSFLTNALTPLIQKPKTRLAISTISCRLSKDDHNDSCRTKSENELAKLAIVTLAAGVLALGSVGVASAAKSGGRVGGQAFRSSAPRSSPRINSNSRTNIYVNPPLAPPLVGGYGYGFGVPFYGGWGWSPFSFFAPGPSVAIVGGGFETLALFMFLGAVAAVIKRFLGTRDEDDYE